In Harmonia axyridis chromosome 6, icHarAxyr1.1, whole genome shotgun sequence, a single window of DNA contains:
- the LOC123683219 gene encoding uncharacterized protein LOC123683219 has translation MQRSTLRVNRSTNRRSRSRFDDSNLNAERRQNSVENIEFSETSEEKSFQEMFGFDISLKPGPNSTFIDGHYYPKKLIEGMNERSESDFDEINHYPVKNFFLNEDPENETLINISNDGLYNRRKSIECTNERSESDLGEMNIYPVKNFFLNEDPENERQLLPVRQEEEHEFNNDLIGHYSEIDHEEYHQCEPVIPDNIVRPGQNIEPIPVKNLFREGSTVYNVTVVSIEDPSKFWIALNYPDLEKSSKEMKKFYEENSAAYVIPVNLLDKNLFCVAELNGVYFRAVIVDCIKVAKKVKLFFIDFGMARKVDCKKIFFMRQCFSKLPAQAVRTRLADVQPQYEAMPWSDEACRNFTDLALLQDFKVEIAEIDRFQNVVNVRLINNHDVPLTMILVNDGHAIYTRVKQQKTVIDKNSKIKVCCFHFFPTFQELESWSVPWRFETRKYENLALTTNFLYPQYFERKNTTKLLNKIERIQFHTIVKKKPVRRHLMMCDVESGIGIDEMNKLAYGDFMVPSTPPKIEKGIKRSVKEEEQEKFTEEFLRRMNIEEDIKCSVEEEKQENFNVKFIQRMRQTRMKSCFASSN, from the exons ATGCAGAGGTCTACGCTAAGAGTCAATCGCTCTACAAATCGGAGATCGAGGTCGAGATTCGA TGACTCAAATCTCAATGCAGAACGAAGGCAGAATTCagtggaaaatattgaattttcggaGACCTCGGAAGAAAAGAGTTTCCAGGAGATGTTTGGTTTCGATATTTCATTGAAACCGGGACCTAACAGCACTTTTATCGATGGACATTACTACCCTAAAAAATTGATTGAAGGTATGAATGAGAGGTCAGAATCAGATTTTGACGAAATTAATCATTATcctgtaaaaaattttttcttgaacgaAGACCCTGAAAACGAGACACTTATCAACATTTCGAATGATGGACTCTACAACCGTAGAAAATCTATTGAATGTACGAATGAGAGGTCAGAATCAGATTTGGgcgaaatgaatatttatcctgtgaaaaattttttcttgaacgaAGACCCTGAAAACGAGAGACAATTGCTACCTGTTCGACAAGAAGAGGAACATGAATTCAACAATGATCTCATCGGTCACTATTCAGAG ATTGATCATGAAGAATATCATCAATGCGAACCTGTGATACCTGACAATATTGTTCGGCCAGGTCAAAACATCGAGCCAATTCCAGTAAAAAACCTATTTCGAGAAGGATCCACCGTATACAACGTTACTGTTGTGTCCATTGAGGATCCGTCGAAATTTTGGATAGCATTGAACTACCCTGATTTGGAGAAATCCTCGAAAGAGATGAAAAAATTCTACGAAGAAAATTCAGCTGCATATGTTATTCCCGTCAATTTATTGGATAAAAACTTGTTCTGTGTAGCTGAATTGAATGGAGTTTACTTTCGAGCAGTCATAGTCGATTGCATAAAAGTTGCCAAAAAAGTGAAACTTTTCTTCATCGATTTTGGGATGGCACGAAAAGTAGACTGTAAGAAGATTTTCTTTATGAGGCAGTGTTTCAGTAAACTCCCAGCTCAAGCAGTCAGAACAAGACTTGCTGATGTTCAGCCCCAATACGAAGCTATGCCGTGGTCAGATGAAGCATGCCGAAATTTTACAGATTTAGCATTGCTTCAGGATTTCAAGGTGGAGATCGCAGAAATCGACAGATTTCAAAACGTCGTTAATGTTAGATTGATCAATAATCACGACGTACCATTGACGATGATTCTGGTCAATGATGGACATGCGATTTACACCAGAGTGAAGCAACAGAAAACAGTAATCGACaagaattcgaaaataaaagtatgctgttttcattttttcccaaCATTCCAAGAGTTGGAAAGCTGGAGTGTTCCATGGCGCTTTGAAACTCGTAAATATGAGAACTTAGCATTGACCACAAATTTCTTGTATCCTCAATATTTCGAGAGGAAAAATACCACAAAGCTTCTCAATAAAATTGAGAGGATTCAATTCCATACGATCGTCAAGAAGAAGCCAGTAAGGAGACATCTGATGATGTGTGATGTCGAATCTGGGATTGGCATTGATGAAATGAACAAGCTAGCGTATGGGGATTTTATGGTTCCTAGCACgcctccaaaaattgaaaaaggtaTAAAGCGTTCAGTTAAGGAGGAAGAACAGGAAAAATTCACTGAGGAATTCCTTCGGAGAATGAACATTGAAGAAGATATAAAGTGTTCGGTTGAGGAAGAAAAACAGGAAAATttcaatgtgaaattcattcagaGAATGAGGCAAACAAGAATGAAATCATGTTTTGCATCCTCGAACTAA